One Desulfomicrobium macestii DNA window includes the following coding sequences:
- a CDS encoding Lcl C-terminal domain-containing protein gives MASHPVRHILATSQTVCFNAKGLPVDCAGSGQDGEFRTGLAWPDPRFRLLENLLAQDLLTGLVWPRTASIGDFPMSWPEALSAVARMNEEHAFGHADWRLPNRRELSSLISYNHHRPALPAQHPFTVSQTWYWTSTTASRAPGYAWHVHLEGGRMFYGDKTRDAMVWPVRGESPLLARTGQRTCRDVSGNVVGCEGTGQDAELLKGAAWPEPRFAPEDAGVRDLLTGLLWTRSADLCGVCTWEEALEVARRHREGDLRWRLPNIRELESLVDAERHDPALPAGHPFENPQEAYWSSTSSAYSPDWAYCLYLHKGAVGVGFKPGREFRAWFVAVE, from the coding sequence ATGGCATCCCACCCCGTTCGTCATATCCTGGCCACCAGCCAGACCGTGTGTTTCAACGCCAAGGGGCTCCCCGTGGACTGCGCGGGCAGCGGTCAGGACGGAGAGTTTCGGACCGGACTTGCTTGGCCCGATCCAAGGTTCAGACTGCTGGAAAACCTCCTGGCGCAGGACCTCCTGACGGGCCTCGTCTGGCCCCGCACTGCAAGCATCGGAGACTTCCCCATGTCCTGGCCCGAGGCGCTCTCGGCCGTGGCCCGGATGAACGAGGAACACGCCTTCGGCCATGCCGACTGGCGCCTGCCCAATCGCCGGGAACTTTCAAGCCTGATCAGCTACAACCACCATCGCCCCGCCCTGCCCGCGCAGCATCCGTTCACGGTCAGCCAGACCTGGTACTGGACCTCGACCACGGCCAGCCGCGCGCCGGGCTACGCCTGGCACGTGCACCTGGAGGGTGGACGCATGTTCTACGGCGACAAGACGCGCGACGCCATGGTCTGGCCCGTGCGCGGGGAAAGCCCGCTCCTGGCGCGGACCGGGCAGCGAACGTGCCGCGATGTGTCCGGGAATGTCGTGGGCTGCGAGGGGACGGGGCAGGACGCGGAGCTGCTCAAGGGCGCGGCCTGGCCCGAACCGCGATTTGCGCCGGAGGACGCGGGCGTGCGCGACCTGCTGACGGGACTGCTGTGGACGCGCTCGGCGGACCTGTGCGGGGTGTGTACCTGGGAGGAGGCGCTGGAGGTGGCCAGGAGGCACCGCGAAGGCGATCTGCGCTGGCGCCTGCCGAACATCCGGGAACTGGAGTCCCTTGTCGACGCCGAGCGGCACGACCCGGCCCTGCCCGCCGGGCATCCCTTCGAGAACCCGCAGGAAGCCTACTGGTCCTCGACCAGCAGCGCCTACTCGCCGGACTGGGCCTACTGCCTGTACCTGCACAAGGGGGCGGTCGGCGTGGGCTTCAAACCCGGGCGCGAGTTCCGGGCCTGGTTCGTGGCCGTCGAATGA
- a CDS encoding TraR/DksA family transcriptional regulator has protein sequence MTPEQRREIKTRIEKRMQELQITIAQLEETSKPVSLDQPIGRLSRMDSMANQAISGQRLTDSKRTLMRLERALDRIDNDNFGICTECGEDIAAGRLLIMPEATRCVDCAE, from the coding sequence ATGACCCCTGAACAGCGCCGGGAAATCAAGACGCGCATCGAAAAGCGCATGCAGGAACTCCAGATCACCATCGCCCAACTTGAGGAAACCTCCAAGCCCGTTTCCCTGGACCAACCCATCGGACGGCTGTCACGCATGGATTCCATGGCCAATCAAGCCATCAGCGGCCAGCGCCTGACCGATTCGAAGCGCACGCTGATGCGCCTCGAACGGGCTCTGGACCGAATCGACAACGACAATTTCGGGATCTGCACCGAATGCGGCGAGGACATCGCCGCCGGGCGCCTTCTGATCATGCCCGAAGCCACGCGGTGCGTGGACTGCGCCGAGTAG
- a CDS encoding 4Fe-4S dicluster domain-containing protein: MKQLSLAIDLERCIGCKTCVAACRNYHGLVDHASAVPGMMPYYLRVESDRQGTYPDIAIQSWVMPCQHCKNAACIKACKAEAIVKDTETGIVRIMADKCKGSRDCIEACPYGVIQFDAARNKAHKCDLCWERVHVGEKPVCAEVCLTDAIRFGEKEILKMELQAEGKEIVKKMSAQSVIYFRTPG, encoded by the coding sequence GGAACGCTGCATCGGTTGCAAGACCTGCGTGGCGGCCTGTCGAAACTACCACGGCCTGGTCGACCACGCCTCGGCCGTGCCCGGCATGATGCCCTATTATCTGCGCGTCGAGAGCGATCGTCAGGGGACCTACCCGGACATCGCCATCCAGTCCTGGGTCATGCCCTGCCAGCACTGCAAAAATGCCGCGTGCATCAAGGCCTGCAAGGCCGAAGCCATCGTCAAGGACACCGAAACCGGCATCGTGCGCATCATGGCCGACAAATGCAAAGGCAGCCGCGACTGCATCGAGGCCTGCCCGTACGGGGTCATCCAGTTCGACGCGGCCAGAAACAAGGCCCACAAGTGCGATCTGTGCTGGGAGCGCGTGCATGTGGGCGAAAAGCCCGTCTGCGCGGAGGTCTGCCTGACCGACGCCATCCGCTTCGGAGAAAAGGAGATCCTGAAGATGGAGCTTCAGGCCGAGGGCAAGGAGATCGTCAAGAAGATGAGCGCCCAGTCCGTCATCTACTTCCGCACGCCCGGATAG